One genomic window of Halococcus salifodinae DSM 8989 includes the following:
- a CDS encoding NAD(P)/FAD-dependent oxidoreductase, whose protein sequence is MSETDVAVVGGGPAGLSAALFAAKNGLDTITFDTDETWMHKAHLFNYLGIESEDGSAFMDDAREQVEEFGVDRRQGTQVTGVTENGDGFTVSTDDGDHEASYVVLATGAKRDLAENLGCEFTDEDVIDVDVTMETTVEDAYATGAMVRAEEWQAVISAGDGAAAALNVLTKEKGEHFHDFDTPADAE, encoded by the coding sequence ATGTCAGAGACAGATGTCGCGGTCGTCGGCGGCGGACCGGCAGGGCTCAGCGCGGCGCTGTTCGCCGCGAAGAACGGTCTCGACACGATCACCTTCGATACCGACGAAACCTGGATGCACAAAGCGCACCTGTTCAACTACCTCGGAATCGAGAGCGAGGACGGCTCGGCGTTCATGGACGACGCCCGCGAACAGGTCGAGGAGTTCGGCGTCGACCGCCGGCAGGGAACGCAGGTCACCGGTGTCACCGAGAACGGCGACGGCTTCACCGTCTCGACCGACGATGGCGATCACGAGGCGAGCTACGTCGTCCTCGCGACGGGCGCGAAGCGCGATCTCGCGGAGAACCTCGGCTGTGAGTTCACCGACGAGGACGTGATCGACGTGGACGTGACGATGGAAACCACAGTAGAGGACGCCTACGCCACCGGCGCGATGGTCCGCGCCGAGGAGTGGCAGGCGGTCATCTCGGCGGGCGACGGCGCGGCCGCAGCCCTGAACGTCCTCACCAAAGAGAAAGGCGAACACTTCCACGACTTCGACACGCCTGCCGACGCCGAGTGA
- a CDS encoding HesB/IscA family protein yields the protein MSTGATTDGEATPEIEVSESAADQALDLLGSEGMDTDIAGLRLFVQQGGCAGLSYGMRFDTEPEGDDQIYEHHGLRVFVDPASMNYVGGSVVDFEGGLQGAGFHVENPNVVSECGCGESFRT from the coding sequence ATGAGCACGGGCGCGACCACCGACGGGGAAGCTACTCCCGAGATCGAGGTCTCGGAGTCGGCTGCCGATCAGGCGCTCGATCTCTTGGGTAGTGAAGGGATGGACACCGACATCGCCGGCCTCCGACTGTTCGTCCAGCAGGGCGGCTGTGCGGGCCTTTCCTACGGAATGCGCTTCGATACCGAACCCGAAGGCGACGATCAGATCTACGAACACCACGGCCTCCGGGTGTTCGTCGATCCCGCGAGCATGAACTACGTCGGCGGCAGCGTCGTCGACTTCGAGGGCGGACTCCAAGGCGCTGGCTTCCACGTCGAGAATCCCAATGTCGTCAGCGAGTGTGGCTGCGGCGAATCCTTCCGCACTTGA
- a CDS encoding ubiquitin-like small modifier protein 1: MHWKLFATLAEIAGEREVDVEVEPDANLDDALAALFDRYPSLEDEITEDGEIRDHIRLLRNGEDPFVAGDGLDTDLDTDDELAAFPPVSGG; this comes from the coding sequence ATGCACTGGAAACTCTTCGCGACGCTCGCCGAGATCGCCGGCGAACGCGAGGTCGATGTCGAGGTCGAACCGGATGCGAACCTCGACGACGCGCTCGCGGCGCTGTTCGATCGGTATCCCTCCCTCGAAGATGAGATCACCGAGGACGGCGAGATCCGCGACCACATCCGGCTGCTCAGAAACGGCGAGGACCCCTTCGTCGCTGGCGACGGCCTCGATACCGACCTCGATACAGACGACGAACTCGCTGCGTTCCCGCCGGTCAGTGGTGGCTGA
- a CDS encoding nucleoside phosphorylase yields the protein MAKQPHLLVESDELHDVALLPGDPGRVDRIAGHCEESEVVAENREYKIVNATYEGSPVTICSTGIGCPSAAIAVEELANVGVESLIRVGTTGALQADIEVGDVVVATGAAKDEGTTERYERDTVPAVPDYDVLSGLVEAAETRSEPVHVGPIASDDAFYAETDEYIEAWERAGVLSVEMEAAAIFTLARRKGLRAGALCTVDGNLVAGTQKGETEGEELPEKAKDNVERAIAIALDAATDL from the coding sequence ATGGCAAAACAGCCACACCTGCTGGTCGAGTCGGACGAGCTTCACGACGTTGCGCTCCTGCCTGGTGATCCGGGTCGAGTCGATCGGATCGCCGGCCATTGCGAGGAGAGCGAGGTCGTCGCCGAGAACCGCGAGTACAAGATCGTGAACGCCACCTATGAGGGATCGCCGGTCACGATCTGTTCGACGGGGATCGGCTGTCCGTCGGCCGCGATCGCGGTCGAGGAGCTCGCGAACGTCGGCGTCGAGAGTCTCATTCGGGTTGGAACCACGGGCGCGCTCCAGGCCGACATCGAGGTCGGCGACGTGGTGGTCGCGACGGGCGCGGCGAAGGACGAAGGGACGACCGAGCGCTACGAGCGCGACACCGTGCCGGCGGTCCCGGATTACGACGTGCTCTCGGGGCTGGTCGAAGCGGCCGAAACGCGTTCCGAACCCGTCCACGTCGGGCCGATCGCCTCCGACGACGCGTTCTACGCCGAGACCGACGAGTACATCGAGGCGTGGGAGCGCGCGGGCGTGCTCTCCGTCGAGATGGAGGCCGCGGCGATCTTCACGCTCGCGCGCCGGAAGGGACTGCGGGCGGGCGCGCTCTGTACCGTCGACGGCAACCTCGTCGCGGGCACCCAGAAGGGCGAGACCGAGGGCGAGGAGCTGCCCGAGAAGGCGAAGGACAACGTCGAGCGCGCGATCGCGATCGCACTCGACGCGGCTACCGATCTCTGA
- a CDS encoding enolase C-terminal domain-like protein, producing MALEITRIETMEFAYPLEDVGSDEGFNLAYEPGTTTERRLFAIEVHTDGDVTGRFVGGNSPAFAQIHEVADYLIGKDPLRRERHWSEMKRALRKYDRMGIGPVDIALWDLAGKHYDASISELLGRYRDRLPTYASTYHADDNGGLDSPEAYAEFAIECAEMGYGGFKIHGWGGSDAARDIDREVATVRAVGEGAPDEMDLMIDPACEYETFADALEVGRACDEQDFFWYEDPFRDGGISQQAHKRLRQRIDTPLLQTEHVRGLEPHVDFIASEATDSLRADPEYDGGITGAMKLAHAAEGFGADVEIHSPGPAQRHCMAAIRNSNYYEMALVHPDCDNTAPPIYEEGYDDQLDTIDSDGTVPVPDGPGLGVDYDWSYIMDQKKGGRTYE from the coding sequence ATGGCGCTCGAAATCACTCGGATCGAGACCATGGAGTTCGCCTACCCGCTCGAAGACGTCGGCTCGGACGAGGGGTTCAACCTCGCCTACGAGCCAGGCACGACGACCGAGCGGCGGCTGTTCGCGATCGAGGTCCACACCGACGGCGACGTGACGGGGCGGTTCGTCGGCGGCAACTCGCCCGCGTTCGCCCAGATCCACGAGGTCGCCGACTACCTCATTGGGAAGGACCCGCTCCGCCGCGAACGCCACTGGAGCGAGATGAAACGCGCGCTCCGAAAGTACGACCGGATGGGGATTGGACCTGTGGACATCGCGCTCTGGGACCTCGCGGGCAAACACTACGACGCGTCGATCAGTGAACTCCTCGGGCGCTACCGCGATCGTCTTCCTACGTATGCCTCGACATACCACGCCGACGACAACGGCGGGCTCGATTCGCCCGAGGCGTACGCGGAGTTCGCCATCGAGTGCGCCGAGATGGGGTATGGAGGATTCAAGATCCACGGCTGGGGCGGCAGTGACGCGGCTCGGGACATCGACCGCGAGGTCGCCACCGTCCGCGCGGTCGGCGAGGGCGCACCCGACGAGATGGATCTGATGATCGATCCCGCCTGCGAGTACGAAACCTTTGCCGACGCGCTGGAGGTCGGCCGCGCGTGCGACGAACAGGACTTCTTCTGGTACGAGGACCCGTTCCGCGATGGCGGCATCTCCCAGCAGGCCCACAAACGCCTCCGCCAGCGGATCGACACGCCCCTTCTCCAGACCGAGCACGTCCGTGGGCTCGAACCCCACGTCGATTTCATCGCGAGCGAGGCGACCGATTCGCTCCGAGCCGATCCGGAGTACGACGGGGGGATCACGGGCGCGATGAAGCTCGCCCACGCCGCCGAGGGGTTCGGGGCCGACGTCGAGATCCACTCGCCGGGTCCGGCCCAGCGCCACTGCATGGCCGCGATCCGCAACTCGAACTACTACGAGATGGCGCTGGTCCACCCCGACTGCGACAACACCGCGCCGCCGATCTACGAAGAGGGATACGACGACCAGCTCGACACCATCGACAGCGATGGGACCGTTCCCGTCCCCGATGGACCCGGACTGGGTGTCGACTACGACTGGTCATACATCATGGATCAGAAGAAGGGCGGCCGAACCTACGAGTAA
- a CDS encoding laminin G, whose protein sequence is MSSSVSSVILVAVCVLTVTTMPAVAAPTADYGGVQPSVDASTPIESSSSGATAVRLGSGYAQSSEPSNTITVQSTSDERANYTITVSDRIEPGSGADTEDAEIPDTASGNTATGSTAEGGEDSFRFAGEVTSFSVTGGPVTVLVNGEERDLDSFSETPPTTTTTTTTTTTTTETPTPTPTPTTTQTPTPTPTPTDTPTPTPTPTPTATPTPTPTATQTATPTATATSTATQTPTTTESTTEPPQTITTGVTTTPGTTANETNTTGASGESGGILSNLSLSTLAFVFGLLLVIVFGVAALVARRRDSRPATALDSDSK, encoded by the coding sequence ATGTCTTCGTCCGTTTCGTCGGTGATCCTGGTTGCAGTCTGCGTCCTCACAGTAACGACGATGCCGGCCGTCGCGGCCCCGACCGCCGACTACGGTGGAGTTCAGCCCTCGGTGGATGCAAGCACGCCGATCGAGTCGAGCAGTTCCGGGGCGACCGCCGTCCGGCTCGGATCGGGCTACGCACAGTCGTCCGAACCGTCGAACACGATCACCGTTCAAAGCACCAGCGACGAACGGGCGAACTACACCATCACGGTGAGCGATCGGATCGAGCCAGGCAGCGGAGCGGACACCGAAGACGCGGAGATTCCCGACACGGCCTCCGGCAACACAGCCACCGGCTCAACCGCTGAGGGCGGCGAGGACAGCTTCCGGTTCGCTGGAGAGGTTACGTCGTTCAGCGTCACTGGTGGCCCGGTAACCGTTCTCGTCAACGGCGAGGAGCGCGATCTGGACTCGTTCTCGGAAACACCACCGACGACCACGACCACAACAACGACGACCACTACAACGACGGAAACGCCTACGCCAACCCCGACGCCGACAACGACCCAGACCCCTACACCAACCCCGACGCCAACAGATACACCGACGCCAACGCCGACACCGACACCGACCGCGACGCCGACACCGACGCCAACAGCAACGCAGACGGCCACACCGACCGCGACAGCCACTTCGACGGCGACTCAAACGCCGACGACAACGGAATCGACGACCGAGCCGCCGCAAACGATCACGACCGGTGTGACGACGACACCCGGCACCACGGCAAACGAGACGAACACGACCGGAGCCTCGGGTGAGAGTGGTGGGATCCTGTCGAACCTGAGCCTGAGCACGCTGGCGTTCGTCTTCGGACTCCTGCTGGTCATCGTGTTCGGTGTCGCCGCACTCGTCGCTCGCCGGCGTGACTCCCGCCCGGCGACCGCACTCGACTCCGATTCGAAGTGA
- a CDS encoding CBS domain-containing protein, whose protein sequence is MSLRARDIMTTDVKTVRPDEDVSDVLTRLARASFNGFPVVDDENHVVGIVTQGDLVDLFQPSDRTLWIPIGFPPFISSIDYAVDISWNDLDVGIDLAKHAGKPIRSVMTADVVTVIPDDDLDRVLELLADENRDINRLPVIEGERLVGIIAREDLLRTLRDERELAS, encoded by the coding sequence ATGAGCCTTCGTGCTCGTGACATCATGACGACCGACGTGAAGACAGTGCGGCCGGACGAGGACGTGAGTGACGTCCTCACCCGGCTGGCTCGTGCGTCGTTCAACGGGTTCCCGGTCGTCGACGACGAGAACCACGTCGTCGGGATCGTCACGCAGGGCGATCTCGTCGATCTCTTCCAGCCGAGCGACCGCACGCTCTGGATCCCGATCGGGTTTCCGCCGTTCATCAGCTCGATCGACTACGCGGTCGATATCTCGTGGAACGATCTCGACGTCGGGATCGATCTCGCCAAACACGCCGGCAAACCCATCCGCAGCGTGATGACCGCAGACGTCGTGACCGTCATCCCCGACGACGATCTCGACCGAGTGCTCGAACTCCTCGCCGACGAGAACCGCGACATCAATCGTCTCCCCGTGATCGAGGGCGAGCGACTCGTCGGGATCATCGCTCGCGAGGACCTCCTGCGGACGCTTCGAGACGAGCGCGAACTCGCGTCCTGA
- a CDS encoding MBL fold metallo-hydrolase, whose product MVHSTWGDWFVRDEIEATEPNGLSVWYLGCNGYVLRTAETTVYLDPYFGDGSPPRTIRMIPIPIDPTDATLCDAILVTHEHIDHIHPPSYGPLVEDGAEIHAPSASYESPDYDGDLRAPDDKRYTVEPGDEFAVGDLTIHVRGANDPDAIEPVSYVVEHDSGTFFAAGDSRPADAFTDIADEFDLDLGVLAFGSVGNIVHTEDDPTEARPTEWYNDGDQVATAANQLELDRLAPVHWDMWRGVGADPDAIADHVASSRYPNVVETVQIGDRLDVSEPGVVQLRDVRNH is encoded by the coding sequence ATGGTACACTCGACGTGGGGCGACTGGTTCGTGCGTGACGAGATCGAGGCCACGGAGCCGAACGGGCTCTCGGTGTGGTATCTCGGGTGTAATGGCTACGTTCTCCGGACCGCCGAAACCACCGTCTACCTCGACCCGTACTTCGGCGACGGGTCGCCACCCCGGACGATCCGGATGATCCCGATCCCGATCGATCCCACGGACGCGACGCTGTGCGACGCCATCTTGGTCACCCACGAGCATATCGATCACATCCACCCACCCTCGTACGGCCCGCTCGTCGAGGACGGGGCCGAGATCCACGCTCCGAGCGCCTCCTACGAGAGTCCCGACTACGACGGTGATCTGCGCGCGCCCGACGACAAGCGTTACACCGTCGAACCGGGCGACGAGTTCGCGGTCGGCGATCTCACGATCCACGTCCGGGGTGCGAACGATCCGGATGCCATCGAACCCGTGAGCTACGTCGTCGAACACGACTCTGGTACCTTTTTCGCTGCGGGCGACTCCCGGCCAGCCGATGCTTTCACCGATATCGCCGACGAGTTCGATCTCGATCTCGGCGTGCTCGCCTTTGGCTCCGTCGGCAACATCGTCCACACCGAGGACGATCCCACCGAAGCCCGTCCAACCGAGTGGTACAACGACGGCGACCAGGTCGCGACCGCCGCGAACCAGCTCGAACTCGACAGGCTCGCACCCGTCCACTGGGACATGTGGCGCGGCGTCGGTGCCGATCCGGACGCCATCGCCGACCACGTCGCCTCCTCTCGGTATCCGAACGTCGTCGAGACCGTCCAGATAGGCGACCGACTCGATGTCAGTGAGCCGGGTGTCGTCCAGCTTCGGGATGTCCGGAACCACTGA
- a CDS encoding SDR family NAD(P)-dependent oxidoreductase has product MGTASFDFSDETVIVTGGSAGIGRAIALGFGEAGATVVNADVREDPKMEGEDTPTHEKIEEMGSTGEYVETDVSQPDEIESVVEAAREFGGVDVMMNNAAAQRSGAFLDVDQDTFDLLHDTNVRGYFFGTQAAAQDMIDRGEPGCIVNTASISSEVAQHDQVQYDSTKGAIKMITKGTALELAEHDIRVNAVAPGQIATEFTEGWSEEAQQAAGEGGEGFIKPVPLGRVGHPDDIAGAAQFLASDDASYITGDMVFVDGGWTAI; this is encoded by the coding sequence ATGGGCACTGCGAGCTTCGATTTCAGCGACGAGACCGTGATCGTCACCGGGGGCAGCGCCGGGATCGGCCGTGCGATCGCGCTCGGCTTCGGCGAGGCGGGCGCGACGGTCGTCAATGCCGACGTACGCGAAGACCCCAAGATGGAGGGCGAAGACACCCCGACTCACGAGAAGATCGAGGAGATGGGCAGCACCGGCGAGTACGTCGAGACCGACGTGTCCCAACCCGACGAGATCGAATCCGTGGTCGAAGCGGCCCGCGAGTTCGGCGGCGTCGACGTGATGATGAACAACGCCGCCGCCCAGCGATCGGGCGCGTTCCTCGATGTCGATCAGGACACCTTCGATCTGCTCCACGACACCAACGTCCGGGGGTACTTCTTCGGCACACAGGCCGCCGCACAGGACATGATCGACCGCGGCGAGCCGGGCTGTATCGTCAACACCGCCTCGATCTCCTCGGAGGTCGCCCAGCACGACCAGGTCCAGTACGACTCCACGAAGGGCGCGATCAAGATGATCACCAAAGGGACGGCGCTCGAACTCGCCGAGCACGACATCCGGGTGAACGCGGTCGCGCCGGGTCAGATCGCCACCGAGTTCACCGAGGGCTGGTCGGAGGAAGCCCAGCAGGCCGCTGGCGAGGGTGGTGAGGGATTCATCAAGCCCGTCCCGCTGGGCCGGGTCGGCCATCCCGACGACATCGCGGGCGCGGCGCAGTTCCTCGCGAGCGACGACGCGTCGTACATCACCGGCGACATGGTGTTCGTCGACGGCGGCTGGACGGCGATCTGA
- a CDS encoding aminopeptidase, with amino-acid sequence MDDRIHEHADVLVDWSARIESGDDVVVSVSEGAHDLAVAVAEKIGDRGANLVTTYGSSEMNRAYLNAHDGEFDDDPGHELALFENADVVLSLGGGRNTAAQTDVSGEVRGAYSKAHEQTREAYMDTDWVSTVHPTRSLAQQAGMSYEAYQEFVYDAVLRDWESLATEMSEMKDILDAGSEVRIRSEDTDLTMSIEGRTAVNSTASVADDSHNLPSGEVFTAPHATAGEVRFDVPMTIRGTRVEDVWLEFDDGAVIDYDAARNPEVIGELLDTDEGARRLGELGIGMNRGIDRPTDNILFDEKMAETVHLALGRAYDACLPDDETGNDSAIHTDLITDVSDDSSLAIDGEIVQRDGHFRWEDGFER; translated from the coding sequence ATGGACGATCGAATCCACGAGCACGCCGACGTGCTGGTCGATTGGAGCGCGCGGATCGAGTCCGGCGACGATGTCGTCGTGAGCGTCTCGGAGGGGGCCCACGATCTCGCGGTCGCGGTCGCCGAGAAGATCGGTGATAGAGGCGCGAATCTCGTGACGACCTACGGCTCCAGCGAGATGAATCGCGCGTACCTCAACGCGCACGACGGCGAGTTCGACGACGACCCCGGCCACGAGCTCGCGCTGTTCGAGAACGCGGATGTGGTGCTCTCCCTCGGCGGCGGTCGGAACACGGCGGCCCAAACCGACGTGTCGGGCGAGGTGCGCGGCGCGTACTCGAAGGCCCACGAACAGACACGTGAGGCGTACATGGACACCGACTGGGTTTCTACTGTGCATCCGACTCGATCGCTCGCCCAGCAGGCCGGGATGAGCTACGAGGCGTATCAGGAGTTCGTCTACGACGCCGTGCTCCGTGACTGGGAGTCACTCGCTACGGAGATGAGCGAGATGAAGGACATCCTCGACGCGGGCAGCGAGGTCCGCATTCGGAGCGAGGACACCGATCTCACGATGTCGATCGAGGGCCGAACCGCCGTGAACTCCACCGCATCGGTCGCCGACGACAGCCACAACCTTCCGAGCGGCGAGGTGTTCACCGCGCCGCACGCTACCGCGGGCGAGGTCCGGTTCGACGTGCCGATGACGATTCGTGGGACACGCGTCGAGGACGTGTGGCTCGAATTCGACGACGGCGCGGTGATCGACTACGACGCAGCACGCAACCCCGAAGTGATCGGAGAACTCCTCGATACCGACGAGGGCGCGCGCCGACTCGGCGAGCTCGGAATCGGGATGAACCGCGGCATCGACCGCCCTACCGACAACATCCTGTTCGACGAGAAGATGGCCGAAACCGTCCATCTCGCGCTCGGCCGCGCCTACGACGCCTGTCTGCCCGACGACGAGACTGGCAACGACAGCGCGATCCACACCGACCTGATCACCGACGTGAGTGACGACTCGTCACTCGCCATCGACGGCGAAATCGTCCAGCGCGACGGCCATTTCCGGTGGGAAGACGGGTTCGAGAGATAG